The following nucleotide sequence is from Cucumis melo cultivar AY chromosome 1, USDA_Cmelo_AY_1.0, whole genome shotgun sequence.
GTTTTCAAGAAAAGCACAAATTTTTTAAGATGAAAACTTAACCGCATTATTTCTAACAGGGTCACAACAAAAACCACTCGTTTTGGACATGCTACCCATCACCAAATTAATGTGAACTTAATGAACTTCCTAATTCACTTAAACTAATAGGGTTTGTGGATTGCAATACTTGATGAACTTCCTAATTCATTTCATGGAAGAACTTATGATTTATTAGAGGTCACTTTATTAAAACCAAGGGTTACAAATCCAATCAAAATGGACGGTTCATAAACTCCTCACTCCAACCTTCACCATAATTGCTTGCCCTTTTCTTTCCATCTCAAAACTAAGTAAAGGACAACAAATGAAACCCCAAAACAAAATTATGAACAAGAAAGCAACAAACTTCTTTTTCTCGTAAACATCCGAAACTTATAAtgatttatattaaatttattatgaTCTTGAAAATCATATATGAATCATAATTTTATATGAGTATAAACTTCTATAAATATTGGTTTTCGTAAAATGAACTATtagaattgatttttttttttttttttttttgctttttagtgtaaattaatgtattttcaaaataggaaaAGAAGGAGTTGGAGAAGAGAAGCAAAAGCAAAGGAGTGCCCAAATTTGTATCTTCCAACCGTACACGTGTCCTAACAAACGCCCCCCTTTGGCCCTTTTCCTCTGCCTCCTCAAAACCGACTCCTCCATTATTGCTGCACTTCACAGACCATTcaccttctccttctccttctccttctccattTTCTCTGTTTCTTCACTTCCCATTGCAACCCCAATGACCTTTTACCTTCTGGGTCTCTCTCCTTTTCCTTCTACATGAAATCATCCCATGTCCCTGTTTATGCAACTTTTTCCATTTCCACGTGTGTATCTTTTCACTGAGATTTTTATCACCCCCATTACGGCGGTTGCTCTTTCTACGTTCTGAAATTGAAGCTTATTAGCTTCTTTGGTGGAGCTTGCCTCTTCCCATTTTGTTTTTTCATCTTGCATGGAGCTTGCGTTTTCTAAAGGAATCTGAGAAATTCGCTGGTAAGTTGTTGGGTTTGTCAGTGCAATGTAACAGTTTTTGACATGGGATTTTTTTCCCTTCATCTGTTTGCTTTATGATTGTTTTTCATTTGGGGTTTTGGTTTTTGATGCTCTGTTTTTAATCCATTCTCTGTTACCTGAGAAATCATTTTGAGATTGATTGCAGAGAGTTTAGGTTCTTCGGAAATGTCGAATTCCTCTTCGAACATGAATCAGAATGGGAACGTTAAAAACAATGATACGTTATTCACAGTGGATGAGATTGAAGAAAGTGAGTTTTCGAAGCTGTTGGATAGGCCAAGGCATTTGAACATGGAGAGACAGAGGTCGTTCGATGAAAGATCTCTTGGGGATTTGGCGATTGGTTTTTCTCCACGGTTATCAACGAGAGTTTCTTCAGAAAACTTTGGTCGATTGAGTGATAATTACGATCATTCTCCATCGCCGGGTAGAAAATCGGATTTCAATACTCCAAGATCACACACTGGATTCGAGCAGCATCCTATGGTGGCAGAAGCTTGGGAAGCTTTGAGGCGTTCGTTGGTTTACTTCCGTGGCCAACCAGTTGGTACTATTGCGGCGTTGGACAGTACTGAAGAAAATCTTAACTATGATCAAGTAAGAAAAAACCCTTTATGAATAATTGATTACTTGCATTCTGTTCAATCCCtgtttttttgtgtttttaatAATGCAGGGTAATGTCTATGTTCTTGCTTGTATTTTATTGCATTGAGAATGAGTTTGTCCTTCAGAAAGCATTTCATCTGTGGAAACTGTGAAACAAGAGATTTCTATAGATTCTCACAACAATAATGATATTCACGGGAGTACTTCCGTGAATAGGATTTGGAACGTTCGCTTTCTGTTTACTCTTTGAAACTTAGTGAGCATACGTTGAATGCTTGTTGAACGCCATAACTCATGTCATACACTGATGCACTTTTCGAGAGTAAAGTAAATATAAATGTTGAAGCATTATTGACTTGATATTTCCTTTGCATTAATGTGTAAAACCATTTACAAAATTGATAAGTTAGTTTGAATCATAAATACATAAACATTGTATCTTTTGAGATAAAACATTGTATCATAAATGCGTAAATATCATCAACTAAAAGGGGGTTTTTGCATGAAAaccatagaaatgtgtaaataTTTAGAAATGAACTTACGTGTACCTTGGCGTATTCATGTCTTGTATCAGTCTATGCGCTAATGACTTAATTTTAGTTAAGGGATTTGTACTGATCTGAACCGAGAGGAAAAGCTTACATATGGATTTACTTCTTGTGTTTGCATAGGTGTTTGTGAGAGACTTTGTCCCAAGTGCGTTTGCTTTTCTAATGAATGGGGAGCCTGAAATAGTAAAAAACTTTATCCTAAAAACTCTTCGGCTTCAGTCATGGGAGAAAAAGATTGATAGATTCCAGCTTGGAGAAGGGGTGATGCCTGCTAGTTTCAAAGTTCTTCATGATCCAGTGAGGAACACTGAAACTTTAATTGCAGATTTTGGAGAGAGTGCAATAGGAAGAGTTGCTCCTGTTGACTCTGGATTTTGGTGGATTATATTGCTTAGAGCATACACAAAGTCCACTGGTGACAGTTCCTTGGCTGAATTGCCAGAATGCCAAAAGGGAATGCGCCTTATTTTGAGTCTGTGTCTTTCAGAAGGTTTTGACACATTCCCAACCCTTCTATGTGCCGATGGATGCTGCATGATTGATCGACGAATGGTGCGGTTCTTTCAACCTTTCCCTTTTAACATTTAATAATGAAATTAACATGAAGCTTGACTTTTGAAATTCACTCGAGAGACCATCTGAACTGTTAATGGAATTATCTAAACAAAGTTTAAATCCTTTTGGTCTTGAACTTTCAAATTTCTGTCATTAAGGGACTTTCAAAAGGTCTATTTTAGTTTCCAGATTCTAGATAGAGCAATTGTTTGTCTTTAAATTATTGCTATTATTTTTGTTTGCcgttaaacttttaaaaagtaACTATTTAGGTTATTGCTATTATTTTTGGCCCCATTTATATAAAACAACGTTATATAAATAACGTACAACTTACTTTGAATGTTTAAAAATCAAAAAGATTTAAACCAAAAATCATTTACACTGTCTTGCAGACTTCGTTTGATGTACATTATTTTTTCTTACTTTTTGGGAGACAAAAGGTTTCGTTACAATATTAGGTTTGCTTAACGAAATGAGCTGTATGTATTGTGCAGTCTTgaaatcattattattattcattcatttcttctttcttacTGCTTATACTATTGGTTTCAGGGTGTATATGGCTACCCAATTGAAATTCAGGCACTTTTCTTTATGGCTTTAAGGTGTGCTTTGCTTTTGCTTAAGCAAGACCACGAGGGGAAGGACTTTGTAGAAAGAATAACAAAACGGCTTCACGCCATGAGCTATCACATGAGAACTTACTTTTGGATCGACCTAAAGCAACTAAATGATATTTACCGATATAAAACTGAAGAATACTCTCATACTGCTTTGAACAAGTTCAACGTAATACCTGATTCTCTTCCTGAATGGATTTTTGACTTCATGCCAACTCGTGGTGGATACTTCATTGGAAATGTCAGCCCTGCAAGAATGGACTTCCGTTGGTTTTGCTTGGGAAACTGCATTGCAATTCTTTCTGCCTTGGCAACACCAGAACAGTCCACAGCTATTATGGATCTTATTGAATCGCGATGGGAAGAGCTGGTTGGAGAAATGCCATTAAAGGTTTGTTACCCTGCCATTGAAAGCCATGAGTGGCGAATTGTAACTGGATGTGACCCAAAAAATACAAGATGGAGTTACCATAATGGTGGTTCTTGGCCAGGTAAACATTTCTACTCTCTCTAATTGCTAACAAATTTATAGTTCCCATCTGTTCCCATTTACGACTTGAGTATGCAAATTAGGAGGCTTTATCACGACCTTACTTGAACTAGATCTGTTTGAATCTGTTCTATAGGTTGTACAAGTGATTTTGATTATAAGAAAAATTTAGGAGGCTTAGTTCTAATGACAAGGAGACTCGGAACTTTTTTGAGATGATTGCTATAGTTTTGAATCCCCTAACCGCTGAAGTTGCACTAGAACAGAGATATTGACACTGCTGCAATTCTTGCAGTTCTCCTATGGCTTCTAACAGCTGCATGTATCAAGACCGGGCGACCGCAGATTGCAAGACGTGCACTCGAACTGGCTGAATCCAGGCTACTGAAAGACAACTGGCCAGAATATTATGATGGGACACTTGGACGGTACATCGGGAAACAGGCACGAAAGTTTCAGACATGGTCGATTGCAGGATACCTAGTTGCAAAGATGATGCTGGAAGACCCTTCTCATTCAGGCATGGTGTCCTTGGAGGAAGATAAGCAGATGAAGCCTTTAATGAAAAGGTCACATTCATGGACTTGTTAAGGCTCCAAACTTGTAGTGTTGGTTAGTAGTTGAACTTTGACAGCCTTCTTTCCACAGTAATTTTCATATAATGTTTAGTTTTGTTGTTCTGTTTTCTAGAGGGATATTTGTTTGTGTTGTTTCTGGCTAACAGATGAGTATAAATGACATAAAGTACATTTCTAATCCAGCTTACTTTTAGAGATAAATGTTCTGTCTTAGTACGTTGTCCTATAtacatgttttttttcttccgAATGGAGGTTTAAATCCTCATATTCCTGTGTTCTTTTGTCTGAAAAAAATGTTATATGTTCTATATCATGCATAGGGAATTGAACTTCCAACCTCAATATCATCTATTATTCTGCCATTTTCTGTTTTTGAAGTATTTAATATTTAGCTgacatttaaattaatattttcaaaatataggaAGCATAAAGTCATTTCAATATCCGTGCTTTATATAAAAACAACccttcaaaataaataaataaataaataaataaataaaatataatgatCAAATTGGAAAGGTAAAGGttgaaacattttaaaatttatgaactaaactaaattgatatttaactaaaaataaataaacaagcTTGAAAAATAGAGTATTTGATAAACTAAACTTCAAAGCTTCAAATTGATGTAACACTTAGTTTAATCTCGATCTCGGTCATAAACACTGTGAATATCTTGTCTGTTGTTCTCCAGCCTTAGAATGGGTGGTGAAATCTGATGAATTTTGGAAGGAAGTTGAAAGAGAATATTgtttgtgtttttttcttttagaaaaaactTGAAACTTGTATAAGCAAATATCATGCAAGTATGCATTATTCATGAGAGATTGACGCTTTATCTCCAGGAAATTAATGATCAAGAAGGTTACACCTAAGCTATGTAGTAGCTTACTCATACAAACACTGTAGATTGGATCAATACACTAATCACTGGATTGCTCAAAATTTGATACCTAATGGTTAAATGGTTAACATTTTCactaaacaaaaattaattcaattagttatttaaataatttaaataatttaaataattatgttatatttgtaaaaattATACGAATGACCTAAATACTTAACCTAAAATGTCACGCcatttttcaataaatattgTACAAAGAAAAATGTTTGTAAACGCAACAACATTAGAATCTCACTCTCCCTCTCCTTTTTCATTATGTTGGGCCTATGTTTTGTCAGCCAAGGATACAAGAGAAGCATGCTCATCATGCATGGGAGTCGATAAACAGAGCAACGTAGGACAGAATGGCTTTATCTCGCTCTCAATCACAACAAACCATTCATTTCCTGAAACCCAACAAACACATAGCAATCATAAACAAAACCCACAATTTGTATTTCCCTCATTTATTCATCTTCCTTCAAATCCCCCAATCAAAACTCGAACcccattttccattttctttcttttttttttttttgacaactTTTGTCTATTCAAAACATCCAATCCCAACCAGCATCTGCAGCTGAAACACGACAAGCATCACCTGTCAAACATCTTCTGTCGCCTGCTGAAATGGAGTTCCGATCACGACACTTAATATCTCCCAAGGTTAGACCAATCGATGTTTTCTAGAATTTCTTGTTTCAATATTAGATGGATAAGATGGGGATGGAGTTTTCAAGAATCTGTATCTCTTTTGGGTTAGGGTAAGGTTTCTTCTtattcaaacaaacaaaatctcAATTGGGTCAGTCTTTGATTTGTCTCCAGTTGTTTAATTTAATGTGGATGAGGGAAATGAAACCAAACCCTTCTCctgcttttctttctttgtttttggtAGCTTCTATTATGTGCTGTTATGTGGCAGGCATCATTCTTGCCTtctttgaattttaattttctgGGAATAGTATGCCTTTGTTTTTGCTGTTTGATTCATAACTTGAAAATTTTCAACCATATGTTTCTTCTGCAGATTGTTATGATCCCTTGGATCCTAATGGAAACATTACCATTACTTATGATATTCAAACTTGGACCACTCGTGGATATGTGGTGAGTTTAATGCTTCTACTTTCAAATGGTGAAAATCATTTGTTGATTTAGTTAGTTTGAGCTTCTAATTTGAGCAATTATCCACAAAACTCTGTAACATTATTAACCATTAGAAGCAACAAATGAGAACACTAACCCCAAATTAGACCTTAAATCCTTAACCGGTCAGGAGTTTATCTTTCTTTAGAGAAACAAATTCGCGCAAAGATTGGTAAAATGTAATCGGACTGTTTTTGTGTGCTTTCAAGGTCCTTTGGATAGGCGAGTTCTCGCTGGAAGTGAATAGCAATTATGTCAACTATGTAAAAGTCAATCCATCACTCTCGCACTCCATCTTAGACATCTTCATTACACAAAACAAACAACTTGATTGGATCCAGTCCTACCTATGGGACAAGTTATCGTGTCTCTTTCTTCATTACTATTCATGTAGAGATCTCTACTTTTGTTCTTTCGTAGCATTCTTCTGTAGAGTTATTGGAGCTACGGTACCCAACAGAGTTATAAATTACTTAAAGCTGTAGTGTATAATTGCAATTTTGattgtttttgttcatttgggtttttttttttggaagatAGGAAAGCTATGAACTTTATGGTCAACTTGTGATTCTCAGGGGAGAGTTACTATCCAAAACTACTATCAGTTCCGGCATGTCGAGAATCCAGGTTGGAAGTTGGCGTGGACATGGACGAGGGGTGAAGTCATCTGGTCAATGAATGGAGCTTTTGCAACTGAACAGGGGAATTGCTCGTTGTTCAAGTTTGACATTCCACATTCCTGTGAGGAGAGACCTGTCATTCTTGATCTCATGCCGGAGGCATCACTGGGGAACAGGTCGGAGGGTTGTTGCCGCAGTGGGGTTCTTTCTGCTTGGGCTGTGGACCGTTCCAAGTCTTTCTCTTCGTTTGAAATCTCAGTGGGGAGCAAGGACGAAGATGGCAATGAGCTACCACCTGCCAATATTACTCTCATGGCGCCTGGTCCTGGTTACACTTGCAGCCCGTTTCTGGACTCTCATCCAACTGTTTCTTCTGTAATTGATGGCAAAAGAGAAGTTCAGGTTTTCAGTAAGTACTTTAAATGTCCATGCAATGCTACAGAAAATGTTGCTTTTAGCTTTGGATATTGCTTGAATGCCAAAAGAATGGCACGATCTCGCAAATTCACAAATAAGAGTTTATGTAGTTTGTGGGATCAACAAAGCCAAACATACATACAAATTATAGATTCAACTCCTCATGTACACACTTGCATACCAAATATAAATTCAAGTTCTTGTAACTTGAAACATAtaaattcaatttcaaattctatgAAATAGATACCATTAAAGGGATGCCTCGTGGCTAGGGCCGTTTCTCATTGCTTGCCAAGAGTTTTCTTTATTCCTTTGGAATCTTGAGAGAGGAACAATAGAGTGTTTAGAGGCTTGAAAAGGGGCAACCCAAGTAATGTGTGATATCTTACTAGATTTCAAGTGATGAGTTTGTTTTGCAATTACTCATTAGGtgttattttattgaattggaggCTCTTCTTTTAGTGATCTTTCCTTTTGTGAATTATTTCTGGCATGCACTTAATCCTTGTgttctcccttttttttttcaacgaAGGGTTGTTTgtcttaagttttttttttttttttaaatccatATCTTTTTCTTAGGAAAAACTTCACCCAAAATTTTTAAGCAGAAACTTGACTACTGTTATTTGTAGGAACATGGAAATCAACATGTACTTACTCCATATTTGTGGATAACAAGACACCAGTCTGTTGTGTTTCACTCTCAGCGTTTTACAATCCCTCTATCACACCTTGCCCTTCATGCAGCTGTGGATGCAGAAAAGCAAACAAAAGCTCTGTTCAATGTACAAGGTATTTGCTAACTTGGTTTTTTACTGCCATGCTTTAGCCAAAATATTTTTGGTTAGCTTGTGACATTCATTATTCATCAGCATACTTCTGTTACCCTACGATCAAAATGTGGCATGACTTTCAAAGAGAATACTTTTGAATATATGGTCACATCAAGCGCAGGGGTAAAAGTTGGGGCAGGGCAGCATAGCATATCGATATTATGTTACGGTTTTTGTGAGTGTTGTTTGTAGATGTCAAATCAAACCGCCCTCTCTTGTATTGATATTTTTCCTAATAAAGCGAATTCCTTCTTCCCTCTTTTCACTCTATTTTCTTATAACTTGACATCAGAGATGAATACCAGTTGTCATCCTCGGA
It contains:
- the LOC103490310 gene encoding probable alkaline/neutral invertase B, whose protein sequence is MSNSSSNMNQNGNVKNNDTLFTVDEIEESEFSKLLDRPRHLNMERQRSFDERSLGDLAIGFSPRLSTRVSSENFGRLSDNYDHSPSPGRKSDFNTPRSHTGFEQHPMVAEAWEALRRSLVYFRGQPVGTIAALDSTEENLNYDQVFVRDFVPSAFAFLMNGEPEIVKNFILKTLRLQSWEKKIDRFQLGEGVMPASFKVLHDPVRNTETLIADFGESAIGRVAPVDSGFWWIILLRAYTKSTGDSSLAELPECQKGMRLILSLCLSEGFDTFPTLLCADGCCMIDRRMGVYGYPIEIQALFFMALRCALLLLKQDHEGKDFVERITKRLHAMSYHMRTYFWIDLKQLNDIYRYKTEEYSHTALNKFNVIPDSLPEWIFDFMPTRGGYFIGNVSPARMDFRWFCLGNCIAILSALATPEQSTAIMDLIESRWEELVGEMPLKVCYPAIESHEWRIVTGCDPKNTRWSYHNGGSWPVLLWLLTAACIKTGRPQIARRALELAESRLLKDNWPEYYDGTLGRYIGKQARKFQTWSIAGYLVAKMMLEDPSHSGMVSLEEDKQMKPLMKRSHSWTC
- the LOC103490406 gene encoding COBRA-like protein 4 isoform X1, whose protein sequence is MWMREMKPNPSPAFLSLFLVASIMCCYVADCYDPLDPNGNITITYDIQTWTTRGYVVLWIGEFSLEVNSNYVNYVKVNPSLSHSILDIFITQNKQLDWIQSYLWDKLSCLFLHYYSCRDLYFCSFVAFFCRVIGATGRVTIQNYYQFRHVENPGWKLAWTWTRGEVIWSMNGAFATEQGNCSLFKFDIPHSCEERPVILDLMPEASLGNRSEGCCRSGVLSAWAVDRSKSFSSFEISVGSKDEDGNELPPANITLMAPGPGYTCSPFLDSHPTVSSVIDGKREVQVFRTWKSTCTYSIFVDNKTPVCCVSLSAFYNPSITPCPSCSCGCRKANKSSVQCTRDEYQLSSSDSATNLSSVRCSDHMCPVRVHWHVETNYINHWRVKLTVSNYNYNRNYSNWNILVQHPGFGQSTEAFSFNSSQLPSLRYGDELALFWGIENFNTELVQSTESNMGYVTTDILFEKDLESFTLSNGWALPRRVYFNGDNCHMPLPDTFPMLPNGNTKQSLSLYLFILLFFFDLFVLVKV
- the LOC103490406 gene encoding COBRA-like protein 2 isoform X2 → MWMREMKPNPSPAFLSLFLVASIMCCYVADCYDPLDPNGNITITYDIQTWTTRGYVGRVTIQNYYQFRHVENPGWKLAWTWTRGEVIWSMNGAFATEQGNCSLFKFDIPHSCEERPVILDLMPEASLGNRSEGCCRSGVLSAWAVDRSKSFSSFEISVGSKDEDGNELPPANITLMAPGPGYTCSPFLDSHPTVSSVIDGKREVQVFRTWKSTCTYSIFVDNKTPVCCVSLSAFYNPSITPCPSCSCGCRKANKSSVQCTRDEYQLSSSDSATNLSSVRCSDHMCPVRVHWHVETNYINHWRVKLTVSNYNYNRNYSNWNILVQHPGFGQSTEAFSFNSSQLPSLRYGDELALFWGIENFNTELVQSTESNMGYVTTDILFEKDLESFTLSNGWALPRRVYFNGDNCHMPLPDTFPMLPNGNTKQSLSLYLFILLFFFDLFVLVKV
- the LOC103490406 gene encoding COBRA-like protein 2 isoform X3 translates to MNGAFATEQGNCSLFKFDIPHSCEERPVILDLMPEASLGNRSEGCCRSGVLSAWAVDRSKSFSSFEISVGSKDEDGNELPPANITLMAPGPGYTCSPFLDSHPTVSSVIDGKREVQVFRTWKSTCTYSIFVDNKTPVCCVSLSAFYNPSITPCPSCSCGCRKANKSSVQCTRDEYQLSSSDSATNLSSVRCSDHMCPVRVHWHVETNYINHWRVKLTVSNYNYNRNYSNWNILVQHPGFGQSTEAFSFNSSQLPSLRYGDELALFWGIENFNTELVQSTESNMGYVTTDILFEKDLESFTLSNGWALPRRVYFNGDNCHMPLPDTFPMLPNGNTKQSLSLYLFILLFFFDLFVLVKV